A genomic segment from Torulaspora globosa chromosome 3, complete sequence encodes:
- the NFS1 gene encoding cysteine desulfurase (ancestral locus Anc_1.403) — protein sequence MLRRTTQLARLSGLSQLSSNASKKLFVNEVSHVSGRAYSAAAVAVKLADDITLETHTDIQAATREQADTRSAARNASEIINSGSSALQHAYKENTDFGTRPIYLDMQATTPTDPRVLDTMLKFYTGLYGNPHSNTHAYGWETNKAIEAARKYIADVINADPREMIFTSGATESNSMAIKGVTRFYKKTKKHIVTTRTEHKCVLEAARAMINEGFEVTFLNVDANGLVDLKELEESIRPDTCLVSVMAVNNEIGVMQPLKEIGQICRKHKVYFHTDAAQGYGKIPIDVNEMNIDLLSISSHKIYGPKGIGALFVRRRPRVRLDPIISGGGQERGLRSGTLAPPLVAGFGEAARLVKQEEAYDMAHIARLSKKLTDGLLSIDHTSLNGSPDHRYPGCVNVSFAYVEGESLLMALRDIALSSGSACTSASLEPSYVLHALGKDDALAHSSIRFGIGRFTTDEEIDYVIKAISERVRFLRELSPLWEMVQEGIDLNSIEWSGH from the coding sequence ATGCTCAGAAGAACAACACAGCTTGCCAGGCTGTCAGGACTTTCTCAGTTGAGTTCGAATGCGTCCAAGAAGCTATTCGTGAATGAGGTGTCACATGTAAGTGGTAGAGCATACTCGGCAGCGGCTGTAGCTGTTAAACTTGCAGACGACATTACGTTGGAGACCCACACTGATATACAAGCTGCTACTAGGGAACAGGCTGATACGAGAAGTGCAGCCAGAAACGCGTCGGAAATCATCAATTCGGGCAGTAGTGCGTTGCAACATGCTTACAAGGAGAATACTGATTTTGGGACAAGGCCGATTTACCTGGATATGCAGGCTACGACTCCTACGGATCCTCGGGTGCTGGATACGATGCTTAAATTTTACACCGGTCTGTATGGCAACCCCCATTCAAACACTCATGCGTATGGTTGGGAGACAAATAAGGCGATTGAGGCCGCTAGGAAATATATCGCGGATGTGATAAACGCGGACCCTAGAGAGATGATCTTTACTTCGGGAGCGACAGAGTCGAATAGTATGGCAATCAAGGGTGTGACACGATTCTACaagaagacaaagaagCATATAGTAACGACCAGGACGGAACATAAGTGCGTCTTGGAGGCTGCAAGAGCGATGATTAACGAGGGATTCGAAGTCACATTCCTAAATGTTGACGCGAACGGTTTGGTCgatctgaaagagctggaagaaagcATTAGGCCCGACACCTGTTTGGTTTCTGTCATGGCTGTTAATAACGAGATCGGTGTCATGCAGCCGCTCAAAGAAATAGGTCAAATTTGCAGAAAGCATAAAGTGTACTTCCATACAGATGCGGCGCAGGGATATGGTAAGATACCTATAGATGTTAATGAGATGAACATTGATTTACTTTCGATTTCCTCGCATAAGATTTATGGTCCTAAGGGGATTGGTGCTTTGTTTGtcagaagaagaccaaGAGTTAGACTAGACCCAATCATTTCCGGTGGTGGTCAGGAAAGGGGGCTAAGATCAGGTACTCTAGCCCCCCCTTTAGTCGCTGGCTTCGGTGAAGCCGCCAGGTTGGTTAAGCAGGAGGAAGCTTACGATATGGCTCATATTGCTAGACTGTCAAAGAAATTAACAGACGGGTTGCTTTCCATCGATCACACCAGTCTAAACGGCTCTCCAGATCATCGTTATCCAGGTTGTGTGAACGTATCATTTGCATACGTGGAAGGTGAATCACTACTCATGGCACTACGGGACATTGCTCTATCATCAGGTTCAGCATGTACTTCTGCCTCGCTGGAGCCTTCATACGTTTTGCATGCCTTAGGAAAGGATGATGCCTTAGCGCACTCTTCGATAAGATTCGGTATTGGCAGATTCACCACTGACGAGGAGATTGATTACGTGATCAAGGCGATCAGTGAGAGGGTAAGGTTCTTGAGGGAGCTGTCGCCTCTATGGGAAATGGTACAGGAAGGGATAGATTTGAACTCTATCGAATGGTCTGGCCATTAA
- the LST8 gene encoding TOR complex subunit LST8 (ancestral locus Anc_1.399), producing the protein MSVILVSAGYDHTIRFWEALTGVCSRTIQHSDSQVNRMEITSDKKLLAAAGHQNVRLYDIRTTNPNPVASFEGHRGNVTSISFQQDNKWMVSSSEDGTIKVWDVRSPSVPRNYKHNAPVNEVVIHPNQGELISCDRDGNVRIWDLGENQCTHQLTLEDDTSLQSLSLASDGSMLVAANSKGYCYVWEMPNRTDASNLKPVTKFRSHATYITRILLSSDVKHLATCSADHTARVWSIDNNFELETTLDGHQRWVWDCAFSADSAYLVTASSDHYVRLWDLSTREIVRQYGGHHKGAVCVALNDV; encoded by the coding sequence ATGTCTGTGATATTGGTATCTGCCGGGTATGATCATACGATTAGGTTTTGGGAAGCTTTGACTGGCGTTTGTTCGCGAACAATCCAACATTCGGACTCGCAAGTGAACCGGATGGAAATTACTAGTGATAAGAAACTacttgctgctgctggccATCAGAATGTAAGACTTTACGACATCCGGACGACGAACCCGAACCCTGTGGCATCCTTTGAAGGCCATCGTGGAAACGTTACTTCAATATCGTTCCAACAGGATAACAAGTGGATGGTGTCTTCGAGTGAAGACGGCACTATCAAAGTTTGGGACGTTAGATCACCATCTGTTCCGCGGAATTACAAGCATAACGCACCTGTTAATGAAGTAGTGATTCATCCGAACCAAGGAGAGCTGATCTCGTGCGATAGAGATGGTAACGTGCGAATTTGGGACCTGGGCGAAAACCAATGCACGCACCAGTTGACCCTGGAGGATGACACTTCGTTGCAGTCGTTGTCGCTGGCGAGCGACGGGTCGATGCTGGTGGCGGCTAATAGCAAAGGGTATTGCTACGTGTGGGAGATGCCCAATCGGACGGATGCTTCCAATTTGAAGCCGGTTACAAAATTCAGATCACACGCTACTTACATCACACGAATACTGCTGTCGTCGGATGTCAAGCATCTGGCTACGTGTTCCGCAGATCACACGGCCAGGGTGTGGTCTATCGATAACAATTTTGAACTGGAGACGACTTTGGATGGCCATCAAAGGTGGGTCTGGGACTGCGCGTTCAGCGCTGACAGCGCCTATCTCGTGACCGCATCTTCGGATCATTACGTGAGACTGTGGGACCTGTCGACGAGAGAAATCGTCAGGCAGTACGGCGGCCACCACAAGGGAGCAGTGTGCGTGGCTCTCAACGATGTCTGA
- the LEU2 gene encoding 3-isopropylmalate dehydrogenase (ancestral locus Anc_1.402), whose product MSKNIVVLPGDHVGQEITEEAIKVLKAISEIRPNAKFNFQHHLIGGAAIDATGVPLPDEALEASKKADAVLLGAVGGPKWGTGAVRPEQGLLKIRKELQLYANLRPCNFASDSLLDLSPLKAQYAKGTDFVVVRELVGGIYFGERKEDEGDGVAWDSEKYSVPEVQRITRMAAFLALQHEPPLPIWSLDKANVLASSRLWRKTVEQTIKDEFPTLTVNHQLIDSAAMILVKNPTQLNGVIITSNMFGDIISDEASVIPGSLGLLPSASLASLPDTNTAFGLYEPCHGSAPDLPKGKVNPIATILSAAMMLKLSLNMVEEGVAIEKAVKKVLDEGIRTADLGGSNSTAEVGDAVAQAVKEILA is encoded by the coding sequence ATGAGTAAGAACATTGTTGTCCTGCCAGGTGACCACGTCGGTCAGGAAATTACCGAGGAAGCCATCAAGGTGTTGAAAGCGATCTCCGAGATCCGTCCAAATGCCAAGTTCAATTTCCAGCACCACTTGATCGGTGGCGCTGCGATCGACGCTACTGGTGTCCCACTGCCAGATGAAGCTCTCGAAGCTTCCAAGAAGGCGGACGCTGTGCTGCTGGGTGCCGTTGGGGGGCCTAAATGGGGTACGGGAGCCGTCAGACCAGAACAGGGTTTGTTGAAGATCCGCAAGGAATTGCAATTGTACGCGAATCTGAGACCTTGCAATTTCGCTTCTGATTCCTTGCTGGACTTGTCTCCTTTGAAGGCGCAATACGCAAAAGGTACCGATTTCGTCGTTGTCAGAGAGTTGGTCGGTGGTATCTATTTCGGTGAGAGAAAGGAGGATGAAGGTGATGGTGTCGCTTGGGATAGCGAGAAATATTCTGTGCCAGAAGTTCAGAGAATCACCAGGATGGCcgctttcttggctttGCAACATGAGCCACCTCTGCCAATCTGGTCGCTCGACAAGGCTAACGTCTTGGCATCTTCCAGATTGTGGAGAAAGACTGTCGAACAAACGATCAAGGACGAGTTCCCAACCTTGACGGTCAACCATCAGTTAATCGATTCCGCTGCCATGATCTTAGTCAAGAACCCAACTCAGTTGAACGGTGTCATCATAACCAGTAACATGTTCGGTGACATTATCTCCGATGAAGCTTCTGTCATCCCCGGCTCCTTGGGTCTACTTCCATCTGCGTCTTTGGCTTCCCTACCAGATACAAACACTGCATTCGGTCTGTACGAGCCTTGTCACGGTTCTGCACCCGACTTGCCAAAGGGTAAGGTAAACCCAATTGCTACGATCCTCTCTGCGGCCATGAtgttgaagctttctttgaacatggttgaagaaggtgtcGCCATTGAAAAGGCTGTTAAGAAGGTTCTTGACGAAGGCATCAGAACTGCTGATCTAGGCGGCTCCAATAGTACCGCTGAGGTCGGCGATGCTGTAGCCCAGGCCGTCAAGGAAATCTTAGCATGA
- the PET8 gene encoding Pet8p (ancestral locus Anc_1.404) — MDSGGFFVSLLSGAAAGTSTDLVFFPIDTLKTRLQAKGGFFANGGYRGVYRGLGSTVVASAPGASLFFVSYDYMKATLKPKFQRLMPNASDQFIDTTVQMVSSTVGEISACMVRVPSEVIKQRTQTHSSHSSWETLKVILKNENGEGIRRNLYRGWSTTIMREIPFTCIQFPLYEFLKKKLAQFQGVDRVAPWNGAVCGSIAGGIAAAATTPLDVLKTRLMLSHQSVPLWQLTRSIYSEGGLKVFLSGIGPRTMWISAGGAVFLGMYETVHALLTYQRGHQNDRLM, encoded by the coding sequence ATGGACTCTGGCGGGTTTTTCGTTTCCTTGCTGAGCGGAGCGGCGGCGGGCACGTCGACAGATCTGGTGTTCTTCCCGATTGACACTCTGAAAACTAGGTTGCAGGCAAAAGGGGGTTTCTTTGCCAATGGTGGATATCGGGGCGTGTATCGAGGACTGGGAAGTACAGTTGTTGCATCTGCGCCCGGAGCTTCATTGTTCTTTGTGAGTTACGATTATATGAAGGCGACTTTGAAGCCTAAATTCCAGCGACTCATGCCCAATGCGTCGGATCAGTTCATTGACACGACGGTGCAGATGGTGTCATCGACGGTCGGAGAGATCTCTGCCTGCATGGTTCGCGTGCCCTCGGAGGTCATCAAGCAACGGACCCAGACGCACTCGAGTCATTCTTCGTGGGAAACCCTCAAGGTTATACTGAAGAATGAGAACGGGGAAGGGATCCGCAGAAACCTATATCGTGGCTGGTCGACGACAATTATGCGAGAGATACCTTTCACTTGCATACAGTTCCCGTTGTATGagtttctgaagaagaagttggcGCAATTCCAGGGCGTCGATCGGGTGGCTCCATGGAATGGAGCGGTATGTGGATCGATCGCTGGCGGCATCGCTGCAGCGGCTACGACTCCCCTCGATGTGCTTAAGACCAGATTAATGTTGAGTCACCAATCGGTCCCGTTGTGGCAGTTGACTCGAAGCATCTACAGTGAGGGGGGACTCAAGGTGTTTCTGAGCGGTATTGGTCCAAGAACTATGTGGATAAGTGCCGGCGGGGCTGTCTTTCTCGGCATGTATGAGACTGTACACGCTTTGCTGACTTATCAGCGCGGCCATCAGAATGATAGACTCATGTAA
- the RFX1 gene encoding Rfx1p (ancestral locus Anc_1.400) produces the protein MNLYSNSGSSQSSPPPSVSSSATATTTNQTPRTGQLANSSSASHPGLVLQSPLSPANNNNNSNNNNGGGVQFHGQAPCATVFKMQPRPNFALPQPQQYQNYLPSPHRNIANPGAYSYHDNAQKAAVDNYYHRTYDDLRNRRLTTGYEEQARKYPKLTSDQQWPWPPAVPAQPGPVVMQTIPSIGTPLSSSGSSSSGNGGNGGGSGERKGFKSSGSTEAAGTGPCPLRKNTQETVAKSIAERFRDRPIAEYATIVRQAEIAVLNMDSQNHSKTAIQSAEQSRERERQVYALLWLMKNCVSENDSYVPRGRIFAQYAASCAQNSLKPLSQASLGKLIRSVFPHLTTRRLGMRGQSRYHYCGLRLVSDDSSAEPVSSGSQSSADKSLLLPSVAMGGTQSPSYDNEGNSAGGRLSGPEASFASKSPLPEMLKLEPSPVSLGQYSNDYDMIFLEDLYKKAFDNEIPIPTEYSLKFPSIPVDRLPAGTDPDIVSSLESLYHVHCNTIFEHVRFMKFDQLENVLMVFGSGSISPQMYNLFTSDELYDWIHDCDVITHVSLIKCLSRMLMDYENVSYETLTKLELFFKNYVSLTAKATMDLPVPMVNKKKELVEDFSRLVRRLVKCLKFIKQVAKLLPNFRDMKQDWVSYVNLDEVLDIVKRDGYNAVIDTIKDFMTIEVLDLLEELEAGHVYLDRFVKNYIEHIASIRNVPAYQIMDGITVFSRAFMADISLTLQQRGFPWYHLDMLSSLLVTYCFELNRFIT, from the coding sequence ATGAATCTGTATTCTAATAGCGGTAGTTCGCAATCTTCGCCTCCTCCGTCGGTATCATCCTCTGCCACTGCAACGACGACAAACCAGACCCCCCGTACAGGACAGTTGGcgaactcttcatctgcttcGCATCCCGGTCTTGTGTTGCAGTCTCCCCTGTCTCCTGCCAATAACAACAACAATAGCAATAACAACAATGGCGGCGGGGTGCAGTTTCACGGTCAGGCGCCCTGTGCGACGGTGTTTAAGATGCAGCCGCGCCCGAACTTTGCGTTGCCGCAGCCCCAACAGTACCAGAACTATCTTCCGTCCCCGCACAGGAACATCGCGAACCCGGGCGCTTACTCGTACCACGATAACGCGCAGAAGGCCGCGGTCGATAACTACTATCATCGCACGTACGATGACCTGCGGAATAGGCGGCTGACGACCGGATATGAGGAGCAGGCGCGCAAGTACCCCAAATTGACCAGCGACCAGCAGTGGCCGTGGCCGCCGGCTGTGCCGGCGCAGCCGGGCCCCGTGGTCATGCAGACGATACCGAGCATCGGTACCCCTCTGTCGagcagcggcagcagcagcagcggcaaCGGCGGCAACGGCGGCGGCAGTGGCGAGAGGAAGGGATTCAAGTCCAGCGGGTCTACCGAGGCCGCGGGGACAGGGCCCTGTCCGCTGCGGAAAAACACTCAGGAGACCGTGGCCAAGTCGATCGCCGAGCGGTTCCGCGACAGACCGATCGCGGAGTACGCTACGATTGTGAGGCAGGCGGAGATCGCCGTGCTAAACATGGACTCTCAGAACCATTCGAAGACGGCTATACAGAGTGCGGAGCAGAGTAGGGAGCGGGAACGACAGGTGTACGCGCTGCTGTggttgatgaagaactgtGTTTCGGAGAACGACAGCTACGTGCCCCGCGGGAGGATCTTCGCGCAGTACGCGGCTTCGTGCGCGCAGAACAGCCTGAAGCCGCTGTCGCAGGCTTCTCTCGGGAAGCTGATCCGGTCGGTGTTCCCGCATCTCACGACCAGAAGGCTCGGCATGCGGGGGCAGTCGAGATACCACTACTGCGGTCTGCGACTCGTGAGCGACGACTCGTCGGCCGAGCCGGTCTCGTCTGGCTCTCAGTCGTCCGCGGACAaatcgctgctgctgccgtcGGTGGCCATGGGCGGCACCCAGAGTCCCAGCTACGATAACGAGGGCAACTCGGCCGGCGGTCGACTGAGTGGGCCCGAGGCCAGCTTCGCGTCCAAGTCGCCCTTGCCCGAAATGCTCAAATTGGAGCCTTCGCCGGTGTCGCTCGGTCAGTACTCGAACGACTACGACATGATCTTTCTCGAGGACCTGTACAAGAAGGCGTTCGACAACGAGATACCGATCCCAACGGAGTACTCGCTCAAGTTTCCGTCGATTCCCGTGGACCGTTTGCCGGCGGGCACGGATCCAGACATCGTGTCGTCATTGGAGTCGCTGTACCACGTCCACTGCAACACGATCTTCGAGCACGTGAGGTTTATGAAATTCGATCAGTTGGAGAATGTGCTGATGGTGTTTGGCTCAGGGTCCATCTCTCCGCAAATGTACAACCTTTTCACGTCGGACGAGCTGTACGATTGGATCCACGATTGCGACGTGATAACGCATGTGTCGCTGATCAAATGTCTGTCGAGGATGCTGATGGACTACGAAAACGTGTCGTATGAGACGCTGACCAAGTTGGagcttttcttcaagaactacgTATCGCTCACTGCTAAGGCGACTATGGATCTGCCTGTGCCGATGgtgaacaagaagaaggaattggtTGAGGATTTCTCGAGACTGGTAAGACGGTTGGTGAAATGtctcaagttcatcaaacaaGTCGCCAAACTGCTACCGAATTTTAGAGATATGAAACAGGACTGGGTATCGTATGTGAATCTGGATGAAGTCCTGGACATCGTCAAGAGAGATGGCTACAACGCGGTGATCGACACAATAAAGGACTTTATGACCATCGAAGTGCTGGATCTGCTCGAAGAACTAGAGGCGGGACACGTGTATCTGGATCGGTTTGTCAAGAACTATATCGAGCACATAGCGAGTATACGAAATGTGCCCGCGTACCAGATCATGGACGGCATTACTGTATTCTCACGGGCGTTCATGGCCGATATCAGTTTGACGCTGCAACAAAGAGGGTTTCCCTGGTACCACCTCGACATGCTATCCAGTTTGTTGGTCACGTACTGTTTCGAATTAAATAGATTCATAACATGA
- the SIS1 gene encoding type II HSP40 co-chaperone SIS1 (ancestral locus Anc_1.398), whose amino-acid sequence MVKETKLYDLLGVSSTANDQELKKGYRKAALKYHPDKPTGDTEKFKEISEAFEILSDPQKREIYDQYGLEAARNGGPAFGGAAGGAGGFPGGGAHGFSGGHAFTNEDAFNIFSSFFGGSSPFSAAGGADDGFSFSSFPGGGSGGTRFSSGGFPGGMAGGMPGGMPGGMPGGMPGGMPGGMPGGMPGGFRSGSASPSQVEEEVVTVNLPVSLEDLCTGKKKSFKIGRKGPNGTSEKTQIDIQLKPGWKAGTKITYKNEGDYNPRTGGRKTLQFVLQEKANPLFKRDGDNLIYTLPLTFKESLLGFSKTVQTIDGRTLPISRVQPIQPSECSTYPGQGMPITKKPGQRGDLIVKYKVDYPISLNDAQKRAIDENF is encoded by the coding sequence ATGGTTAAGGAAACAAAGTTGTATGATTTGCTTGGTGTTTCATCTACAGCCAATGACCAGGAGTTGAAAAAAGGTTATAGGAAGGCTGCTTTGAAATATCATCCAGATAAACCCACTGGTGACACTGAAAAGTTTAAGGAAATTTCggaagcttttgaaattttaAGCGACCCGCAAAAGAGAGAAATTTATGACCAGTATGGGTTAGAAGCGGCCAGAAATGGTGGTCCAGCATTTGGCGGAGCAGCTGGTGGTGCTGGCGGTTTTCCAGGTGGAGGCGCTCACGGCTTCTCTGGAGGCCATGCGTTCACCAATGAAGATGCgttcaatatcttctcatcgTTCTTCGGTGGAAGCTCCCCGTTCAGTGCTGCTGGTGGCGCTGACGACGGATTtagtttttcaagcttcCCTGGCGGTGGCAGCGGCGGAACCAGATTCAGCTCTGGTGGGTTCCCAGGTGGTATGGCTGGCGGAATGCCAGGCGGTATGCCGGGTGGTATGCCAGGTGGTATGCCGGGTGGTATGCCAGGTGGTATGCCGGGTGGTATGCCAGGTGGATTCAGATCGGGTTCTGCGTCACCCTCTCAAgtggaggaagaagtcgtCACTGTTAATTTGCCAGTGAGCTTGGAAGATTTGTGTACCGGCAAGAAAAAATCATTCAAGATCGGGAGGAAAGGACCAAACGGCACGTCCGAGAAGACCCAAATTGATATCCAATTGAAGCCTGGCTGGAAAGCTGGGACCAAGATCACATACAAGAATGAAGGTGATTATAACCCTCGCACCGGTGGCAGAAAAACCTTGCAATTTGTTCTGCAGGAAAAAGCAAATCCtttgttcaagagagatGGCGACAATCTGATCTATACGCTCCCATTGACGTTCAAAGAATCGCTACTCGGTTTCTCCAAGACAGTTCAGACAATTGATGGCCGTACTCTACCAATTTCCAGGGTTCAGCCAATTCAACCCTCAGAATGTTCAACATACCCAGGTCAAGGTATGCCTATAACGAAGAAACCTGGCCAGAGAGGTGATCTAATTGTCAAATACAAGGTCGATTATCCAATTTCGCTAAATGATGCTCAAAAGCGTGCCATTGATGAGAACTTCTGA
- the CBF5 gene encoding pseudouridine synthase CBF5 (ancestral locus Anc_1.397), with the protein MSKEYVIKPESTGPSADTSEWPLLLKNYDKLLVRSGHYTPIPVGSSPLKRDLKSYVSSGVINLDKPSNPSSHEVVAWIKRILRCEKTGHSGTLDPKVTGCLIVCIDRATRLVKSQQGAGKEYVCIVRLHDALKDEKDLGRSLENLTGALFQRPPLISAVKRQLRVRTIYDSNLIEFDNKRNLGVFWASCEAGTYMRTLCVHLGMLLGVGGHMQELRRVRSGALSENDNMVTLHDVLDAQWTYDNTRDESYLRRIIQPLETLLVGYKRIVVKDSAVNAVCYGAKLMIPGLLRYEDGIELYDEVVLISTKGEAIAVAIAQMSTVDLATCDHGVVAKVKRCIMERDLYPRRWGLGPIAQKKKQLKADGKLDKYGRVNESTPEEWKKNYVPLDNAEASAAPAATTSKQSEAAPLIEEVKKVEVEVEEKEIDDKAEDDKQLDKKKEKEEKKGKKEKKEKKDKKDKKEKKDKKRKSESSQDEPEKKKKKSKA; encoded by the coding sequence ATGTCTAAGGAGTACGTAATCAAACCTGAATCCACTGGTCCCTCGGCTGACACTAGCGAGTGGCCATTGttgctgaaaaattacGACAAACTATTGGTTAGAAGTGGTCATTATACTCCAATTCCTGTCGGAAGCTCCCCTTTGAAAAGAGATTTGAAATCGTACGTGAGCTCTGGTGTTATAAACTTGGATAAACCATCAAACCCATCTTCTCACGAAGTGGTTGCTTGGATCAAGCGAATTCTTCGTTGCGAAAAGACAGGTCACTCAGGTACGTTGGATCCTAAAGTCACCGGTTGTCTGATTGTGTGTATTGACAGAGCTACCAGATTGGTGAAATCTCAGCAGGGAGCTGGTAAAGAGTATGTTTGTATTGTCAGACTGCACGACGCTTTGAAGGATGAGAAGGATTTGGGCCGCTCGTTGGAGAACTTGACTGGTGCGCTGTTCCAGAGGCCACCATTAATCTCTGCCGTGAAGCGTCAATTGCGTGTGCGTACCATTTATGATTCAAATTTGATCGAGTTCGACAACAAGAGAAACTTGGGTGTTTTCTGGGCTTCATGCGAAGCTGGTACTTATATGCGTACGCTCTGCGTTCACTTAGGTATGCTTTTGGGCGTTGGTGGCCATATGCAAGAACTGCGTCGTGTGAGATCTGGTGCACTATCCGAGAACGATAACATGGTCACTCTACATGACGTGCTGGATGCTCAATGGACTTACGATAACACCAGAGATGAATCCTACTTGAGAAGAATCATCCAACCTTTGGAGACCTTACTCGTTGGCTATAAGAGGATAGTGGTTAAAGATTCGGCCGTCAATGCCGTATGTTATGGTGCTAAACTGATGATCCCAGGTTTGCTTCGTTATGAAGATGGCATCGAACTCTACGATGAGGTCGTCTTGATCAGTACTAAAGGTGAAGCCATTGCAGTAGCAATTGCTCAAATGTCTACCGTTGATTTGGCCACTTGCGATCACGGTGTAGTCGCTAAGGTCAAGAGATGTATCATGGAAAGAGATCTTTACCCAAGGAGATGGGGTTTGGGTCCAATAGCccaaaagaagaagcaactGAAGGCGGACGGTAAGCTAGATAAGTACGGCCGTGTCAATGAAAGCACTCCAGAAGAATGGAAAAAGAACTACGTTCCTTTAGACAATGCCGAAGCATCTGCAGCACCTGCAGCAACCACTTCCAAACAATCTGAGGCAGCTCCTTTGATCGAAGAGGTTAAAAAAGTTGAGGTagaggttgaagagaaagaaatcgacGATAAAGCAGAGGATGATAAGCAgctggacaagaagaaggagaaggaagagaagaaagggaagaaggagaaaaaggaaaagaaggacaagaaggataagaaggaaaagaaggataagaaaagaaaatcagAGAGTTCTCAAGACGAGCctgaaaagaagaagaaaaagtcCAAGGCTTAA
- the RLP7 gene encoding Rlp7p (ancestral locus Anc_1.401), translated as MRCGGTECTMVETLNSSPEVLLRRRRNAERTKLEKQQLARQRDEKARKQKRLRKQRFIRAESMVAKTLATEREKERVKRVSKLAVKKARGELDRLASDRDYIVKVRETADEDDELVREKFVYDGTPTLLFVVRVRGPAAVNIPHKAFKILKLMRLVTTNTGVFVRLSEKVYPLLKIIAPYVVVGRPSLSSIRSLLQKRSRVVYQGDEDSEPREVALNDNNIIEEKLGEHGIICVEDIVHEIASLGDSFSKCAFFLQPFELNREISGFGALNKLKKIKQREDSLKIRQFSNSATAPVIEIDIDSLIAKLN; from the coding sequence atgcGATGCGGTGGAACGGAGTGTACGATGGTTGAGACGTTGAATTCTAGTCCTGAAGTGTTGCTCCgcaggagaagaaatgCTGAGAGAAcgaagctggagaagcagcagctggcTCGTCAAAGGGACGAGAAGGCCaggaagcagaagaggcTGCGCAAGCAGAGGTTCATAAGAGCAGAGAGTATGGTGGCCAAGACGTTGGCGACCGAGCGGGAGAAGGAGAGGGTCAAGAGGGTTTCGAAGCTGGCGGTCAAGAAGGCCAGGGGCGAGTTGGACCGTTTGGCTTCCGACAGGGATTACATCGTCAAGGTGCGCGAGACGGCagatgaggatgacgaGCTTGTTAGGGAGAAGTTTGTGTATGACGGGACTCCGACGTTGCTGTTTGTGGTGCGCGTGAGGGGGCCGGCTGCGGTCAACATCCCGCACAAGgctttcaagatcttgaagttgatgaGACTGGTGACGACGAACACCGGGGTGTTTGTCAGACTCAGTGAAAAAGTTTACCCGCTGCTCAAGATAATCGCGCCGTACGTGGTGGTTGGCAGGCCTTCTCTGTCGTCGATTCGGTCGCTGttgcaaaagagaagcaggGTGGTCTACCAGGGAGACGAGGACAGCGAGCCTCGCGAAGTGGCGCTGAACGACAACAATATCATCGAGGAGAAACTGGGCGAGCACGGGATCATCTGTGTCGAAGATATTGTCCACGAGATCGCTTCGCTGGGCGACTCGTTCTCGAAATGCGCTTTCTTCCTGCAACCGTTCGAGCTCAACAGAGAAATTTCAGGTTTCGGCGCTTTGAACAAACTGAAAAAGATAAAACAGAGGGaagattctttgaagattcgCCAATTCTCCAACTCTGCGACTGCGCCAGTCATCGAGATCGATATCGACTCTTTGATCGCCAAACTGAACTGA